Proteins co-encoded in one Phoenix dactylifera cultivar Barhee BC4 unplaced genomic scaffold, palm_55x_up_171113_PBpolish2nd_filt_p 001243F, whole genome shotgun sequence genomic window:
- the LOC103698136 gene encoding uncharacterized protein LOC103698136 — translation MEDDRRAPSPDPNYHSDSPDTPCFVAGNTDLAGVYQLMMQLLQQQQQMQLATIQPANSYYENLRRLNPPVFDEGSDPIAAETWVRKMEKMFQALQFFEETKVRLAIPQLKGSAEFWWTTMEPAYPTSRITWMDFTRLFYTQYFSDLVNQMKQDEFLALTQPDQMSILEYANKFNELGRFCPQFMDNERSKGS, via the coding sequence ATGGAAGACGATAGGAGGGCACCATCCCCAGATCCTAACTACCACTCAGATTCCCCGGATACGCCATGCTTTGTGGCAGGCAACACAGATCTAGCTGGAGTATACCAGCTGATGATGCAGTTactccagcagcagcagcagatgcAGTTGGCCACCATACAACCAGCCAACTCCTATTATGAAAATTTAAGACGATTGAACCCACCAGTATTTGACGAAGGATCGGACCCGATAGCAGCTGAGACGTGGGTTCGGAAAATGGAGAAGATGTTCCAAGCGCTCCAGTTTTTTGAAGAAACAAAGGTCCGATTAGCCATTCCCCAGCTGAAAGGAAGTGCTGAATTTTGGTGGACAACCATGGAACCAGCATATCCCACCAGTAGGATAACTTGGATGGACTTTACGAGGTTGTTCTACACCCAGTATTTTTCGGACTTAGTTAACCAGATGAAACAAGATGAATTTTTGGCACTGACACAGCCCGATCAGATGTCCATCTTAGAGTATGCCAACAAATTCAACGAGCTTGGTCGATTctgcccccagttcatggacAATGAAAGAAGTAAGGGAAGCTGA